TCGAAGGGCCTTGGCGCGCCCGTCGGGTCGATCCTCGCGGGTTCCGAGGCGTTCGTCGACCGCGCTCGCAGGGTTCGCAAACTGTTCGGCGGGGGGATGCGGCAAGCGGGGATCATCGCCGCACCGGGCCTGCTCGCGTTGGAGAACGTCGCTCGTCTCGCGGACGACCACGCGAACGCCCGCGCGCTCGCCGCGGGGCTCGACGACGTCCCGGGGCTCGCGGCGCCCGAGCCGGACACGAACATCGTGATGCTCTCGGTCGAGACGGGATCGGTCTCGGCCCCGGATCTCGTCGAGGCGGCCGCGGACCGCGGCGTCGCGTTCAATGCGCGGGACGCGCACTCGGCCCGGCTGTGCACCCACCTCGACGTCTCCCGCGCCGACGTCGACGAGGCGGTCGAGCAGATCGCCGCGGCCGTCTCGGAACGACGCGCCTGACCCCGACGGGAGACGTCGCCCGCGGAGACACCTCGGCGTTCCGCTGCGGACGGGAGAATCGATGCGTGGTCGGCCGGCTGCTGACCTTCAGACCTCGTCGTAGAGAGTGACGATGTCGGCGTAGTCCAGCCGACCGTTCTCGTTGAAGTCGTACGCCTCCTTGTTCAGCTGTACCGCGTCGCTCTCGATGTTTCCGAACAGCGCGACCACGTCGTCGTAGTCCAGCCGGCCGTTCCCGTTGACGTCCTCGTACGCGCCGTCGCCGTCGACGTCGACCGGCGGTTCGGTCCCCGTGACCACCGGCGGGCCCGTGACGACGAGTCCCCGATCGACGGTCGGGTCGATCCGGTTGCCCGCGTCGTCGTCGAACGCCTCGACCTCGACGCCGATGTCGGCCGTCCCGGCGCTGACGCCTTCGAGCGTGATCGACGCCAGGGTGACGCCGTCGGTCCCGGGCTCGATTGATCGGTCGACGTCGGACAGTTCCAGCGTGACCGACGCGCCGTCGGCGGCGACCTCGGGCTCGGCGGTGAGGCCGAGCGCGTCGCCGTACGTCGCCCCCCTGATCCGGGCGACTTCGGGGTGGTAGACGGTGACGCTCAGTCGCCCCCCGGACAGGCCCGAGCGCGCGGAGAGGAGGTCCAGGTCGACGGTCGCGGCCTTCTCGGGCCGAACAGCTACCGACCCGACACCGAGGACGCTGGTCGCCACTCGGAAGACCACCGTGGTCCCGCTTATCTCGTGGCCCACGAAGACGAGCGGCTCGTCGATCGGGCTCTCCGCTGCGGTCGCGAAGGCCAGCCCTTCCGGGCCGAGGTCGCCGGCAGCACCCGCGGGGGCGTCACCGTCTTCGATCTCCGCCTCGATGTCGACTGAGAAGTCCCGCTCGTTGATGTACTGGACGAACGAGGGCGACTCGGGATCGGTGATCTCGTACACCATCACCCCGCCGATGCGTTCGAGACCGATGAACGCGTAGTGGTGGTCGCCGACCTGGCCGAGCGTGAGCCCCTCGGGCTCGGGGCCCTTGTTATCGCTGCGGCCGTCGGGGTCGCTCTCGTTGTTGTCGTTGTTGAACTGCTCGGGGAACCGTTCGGCGGTGATGCGCTCGAAGTCGCTCCCGCTGTCGAACACCCGCTCGCCGTCGGTGCTGAAGATGCTGAACGAGCGTCCGCCGAAGACGTAGATCTCCTCGTAGCGGCCGTCGCCGTCGGTGTCGCCGAGCGTCGTCGTCACGCCCTTCGCACCGAGGTTCTCTGGCCGTTGGAGTTCCTCGACGCTGTCGATCCCCTCGATCGCGTCGAAGTCGAACGCGTCGGGGTCGAGGTCGAGATCGGCGACCTCGCTCTCTTCGCTGAACCCGTCGTAGTCGCGGCTGTCGCCCTCGTTGGCCGTGACGAGATACGTCTCCCCGTCGGGACTGTACGCGCCGATCGAGTCGGGCTGGAGGATGCCGTTGATCGGCCAGTTCCGGATATTGACGCCGCCGTCCTCGTTGCTGGCGTCGAGTTCGTTCCCCGCGAGGCTGTAGTC
This Salinigranum marinum DNA region includes the following protein-coding sequences:
- a CDS encoding choice-of-anchor I family protein, with protein sequence MRDSQRLTRFGRRGFLGLSGSTALALLAAPAAADSDVTAADGQAVFQAEGGAVPQRGTVRLESIGRYESGLFDEGGAEIVDYHPPTQRLFVINADLGGVDVLDVSDPTDPAKVAALDVAGELAGVSSANSVSVSTDAVAVAIEAENAQDPGQVGFYDPSTLELLGTATVGALPDKVTFTPDGQTALVANEGEPSDDYSVDPQGSVSVIDVSAGADAATVSTADFSRFDGMEDELRERGIRVFGPGASASQDFEPEYVTVSDDSATAWVSLQENNAIAEIDVESATVTELLPLGFKDYSLAGNELDASNEDGGVNIRNWPINGILQPDSIGAYSPDGETYLVTANEGDSRDYDGFSEESEVADLDLDPDAFDFDAIEGIDSVEELQRPENLGAKGVTTTLGDTDGDGRYEEIYVFGGRSFSIFSTDGERVFDSGSDFERITAERFPEQFNNDNNESDPDGRSDNKGPEPEGLTLGQVGDHHYAFIGLERIGGVMVYEITDPESPSFVQYINERDFSVDIEAEIEDGDAPAGAAGDLGPEGLAFATAAESPIDEPLVFVGHEISGTTVVFRVATSVLGVGSVAVRPEKAATVDLDLLSARSGLSGGRLSVTVYHPEVARIRGATYGDALGLTAEPEVAADGASVTLELSDVDRSIEPGTDGVTLASITLEGVSAGTADIGVEVEAFDDDAGNRIDPTVDRGLVVTGPPVVTGTEPPVDVDGDGAYEDVNGNGRLDYDDVVALFGNIESDAVQLNKEAYDFNENGRLDYADIVTLYDEV